The Synergistaceae bacterium genome includes a window with the following:
- a CDS encoding sugar transferase, producing the protein MHKIEEIKETIMFFLQRSVTIIVGCCFALMWNEYYSEVIINPFFRKGNWAVIVLYIVLYHLFTTLYGGYKVGSQRLTDIIYSNWLSLVIVNSVTYLQISLIGRKFMPLGLFAIVTVIQLALISLWANIANRVYIRIFTPKKLIFLYNGNYPDNIINKFNARPERFHIAGIHKVGPEDNRILDLIAGIDGVVIYNLQDKGTAEILKLCVENGICCYLLPSLSDILLRTSEIMYLFDTPLFIVKNEGLYLGQRFFKRLFDVLCSLFLIMLFCPLIMITAVCIKLCDGGPIIYRQERCSQYGRRFNILKFRSMKIDAEMDGVARLSEEGDPRITLVGRIIRKYRIDELPQLFNILKGDMSFVGPRPERPEIIEQYKKIVPEFDYRLSVKCGLTGYAQVIGRYNTTPEDKLKLDLIYIQTYSLMQDFKILLMTIRSVLSKDSTEGIKSGENTATQTQGDKK; encoded by the coding sequence ATGCACAAAATTGAAGAAATCAAAGAGACGATAATGTTTTTTTTGCAGCGCAGCGTAACAATAATTGTGGGTTGCTGTTTTGCTTTAATGTGGAATGAATACTACAGCGAGGTCATCATAAATCCGTTCTTCAGAAAAGGCAACTGGGCGGTCATAGTTCTTTATATAGTACTCTACCACCTCTTTACCACTCTTTACGGCGGATACAAGGTCGGCAGCCAGAGGCTCACAGATATAATTTACTCCAACTGGCTCTCCCTTGTCATTGTAAATTCCGTTACGTATCTTCAGATAAGCCTTATCGGCCGGAAATTTATGCCGCTGGGATTATTTGCGATTGTTACAGTCATACAACTGGCGCTGATTTCTCTCTGGGCTAATATTGCCAATCGTGTATACATCAGGATTTTTACTCCGAAAAAATTAATATTCCTTTATAACGGCAATTACCCGGACAATATAATTAATAAGTTTAATGCCCGGCCGGAAAGGTTCCATATAGCGGGAATACATAAGGTCGGCCCGGAAGACAATCGGATCCTTGATTTAATAGCAGGAATAGACGGAGTTGTTATCTACAATCTACAGGACAAAGGCACTGCTGAGATTTTAAAATTATGTGTCGAAAATGGCATTTGCTGTTATCTCCTTCCATCCCTCAGCGATATCCTCCTTAGGACATCAGAAATCATGTACCTTTTTGATACTCCGCTTTTCATCGTAAAAAACGAGGGACTCTATTTGGGGCAGCGTTTTTTCAAGAGGTTGTTTGATGTCCTGTGTTCACTTTTTTTAATCATGTTATTTTGCCCGCTTATCATGATAACAGCTGTATGTATAAAGCTCTGTGACGGAGGCCCGATTATTTACCGGCAGGAACGCTGTTCCCAATACGGCAGGAGATTTAATATTTTAAAATTCCGCAGTATGAAAATTGATGCGGAAATGGACGGAGTCGCAAGGCTTTCAGAAGAAGGCGACCCCAGGATCACCCTTGTTGGGCGTATTATAAGAAAATACAGAATCGATGAGCTGCCGCAGCTTTTCAATATATTGAAAGGCGATATGTCCTTTGTAGGACCAAGACCGGAGCGACCGGAGATAATCGAACAGTACAAAAAAATCGTCCCCGAGTTCGACTACAGGTTAAGCGTAAAGTGCGGACTCACGGGCTATGCGCAGGTTATAGGCCGATATAACACTACCCCGGAAGACAAGCTTAAACTCGACCTTATCTATATCCAGACATATTCACTGATGCAGGATTTCAAAATCCTGCTGATGACTATTAGGTCGGTCCTTTCAAAGGATAGCACGGAAGGTATAAAAAGCGGGGAAAATACGGCTACTCAGACACAAGGAGACAAAAAGTAA
- a CDS encoding nucleoside recognition protein, translating to MLNIIWLGLIVIGVLTAFFGGNVQAVTDAAIGFSNTAIEICLGLIGTMTLWLGLMAIAEKSGLTKVFGKALSPVMKRLFRDVPEDHPAMGAMVMNIAANVLGLGNAATPLGIKAMKELDSLNDHKGVATDAMVMFLAINTSSVTLIPATVIGLRVAAHSANPTEVIGPIILATTISTVSAVILAKLFSKFNRYKIEKFVDSEEKTDSENV from the coding sequence ATGTTAAATATTATTTGGCTGGGATTGATAGTAATAGGAGTTTTAACAGCTTTTTTTGGCGGCAATGTGCAGGCAGTTACGGATGCGGCGATTGGTTTTTCCAATACCGCGATAGAAATATGCCTTGGCTTGATAGGAACTATGACTTTATGGCTGGGACTTATGGCCATCGCGGAAAAATCCGGGTTGACAAAGGTTTTTGGAAAAGCACTCAGCCCGGTAATGAAAAGGCTTTTCAGAGATGTACCTGAAGACCATCCGGCTATGGGGGCTATGGTCATGAATATTGCAGCCAATGTCCTCGGACTGGGAAATGCTGCAACGCCTCTGGGTATTAAAGCGATGAAGGAATTGGATTCGCTCAATGATCATAAAGGGGTGGCAACCGATGCCATGGTAATGTTTTTAGCGATAAATACTTCTTCCGTAACACTGATACCGGCGACAGTTATTGGTTTAAGGGTGGCGGCGCATTCAGCGAATCCAACAGAAGTGATAGGGCCGATTATTTTGGCAACAACAATATCTACCGTGTCTGCTGTTATCCTTGCAAAACTTTTTTCCAAATTTAATAGATATAAAATTGAGAAATTTGTTGATTCTGAAGAAAAAACGGATTCCGAGAATGTGTAA
- a CDS encoding LD-carboxypeptidase: MIFPDKLKKGDTVAIVAPSSPVSKENADLCKKLVEDMGYKVKMGRCNYRSVHGYSAGTGEEKAEDINQMFADKEVRAIWCIRGGDTSSHVMDKINFDIISNNPKIFVGYSDITNLHVNFNQKCHLITFHGPMVFSNMLNDYDEFTKNSFEKALNMDDELLLENPDGEDFKVMSDGHAEGIITGGNLSLLTSMIGTPYEVETKDKILFIEDVDEAVRRLDRMMHHLKYSGKIKGSAGIIFGDFTNCINDTDDAYTAIDMLNDILSDYGKPVMYNIKSGHCHPTSTIPLGAKCIMDTKDKLIKFIRQ, from the coding sequence ATGATTTTTCCTGATAAATTGAAAAAAGGCGATACAGTTGCTATTGTGGCGCCATCTTCTCCTGTATCAAAAGAAAACGCTGATTTATGTAAAAAACTTGTGGAAGATATGGGCTATAAGGTGAAAATGGGCAGATGCAACTATCGCTCTGTTCATGGCTACTCAGCCGGCACAGGCGAAGAAAAAGCGGAAGATATAAATCAGATGTTTGCGGATAAAGAGGTAAGGGCAATATGGTGCATCAGGGGCGGAGATACAAGTTCTCACGTAATGGACAAGATCAATTTTGATATTATAAGCAATAATCCTAAAATTTTCGTGGGGTACAGCGATATAACAAATCTGCATGTAAATTTTAACCAGAAATGCCATTTGATAACTTTCCACGGACCCATGGTATTTTCAAATATGCTCAATGATTATGATGAATTTACAAAAAACAGTTTTGAAAAAGCGCTGAACATGGACGATGAACTGTTATTGGAAAATCCGGACGGCGAGGACTTTAAGGTTATGTCGGATGGACATGCGGAGGGAATAATCACAGGCGGGAATCTGTCATTATTGACGTCGATGATCGGCACTCCCTACGAGGTGGAGACAAAAGATAAAATACTGTTCATTGAAGATGTGGATGAGGCTGTAAGAAGATTGGACAGAATGATGCATCATCTGAAATATTCAGGCAAAATAAAAGGTTCGGCTGGTATCATCTTCGGTGATTTCACGAATTGTATAAACGATACAGATGATGCTTATACGGCAATAGATATGCTGAATGATATCCTGTCCGATTATGGGAAGCCTGTGATGTATAACATTAAATCAGGACATTGCCATCCTACTTCTACGATCCCGCTTGGTGCAAAATGCATAATGGACACTAAGGATAAGCTGATCAAATTTATCAGGCAATAA
- a CDS encoding glycosyltransferase family 4 protein has translation MLNNKTKRDKKVLFVATVVKTHINSFHLPYLEWFKKHGWETHVAASNDFIDEECFIPNCDEFHNVCFTRSPITIRNISAYRQLKKIIDGNHFDIIHAHTPVGGLLARLAARDARRKGTKVIYTAHGFHFYKGGPKIKNAIYFTAEKIAARWTDHIIVLNQEDYDAAVKYLYPENQVTLMDGIGIDLDNYNIEKISCGAISKIREELKLAREDIMILMIAEFIARKRHKDAIEALVKTGNPDLHLAFAGSGALLEETKRLVQEYGMSKQVHFLGFRKDIPVLIAASRATLLTSEQEGLPRSVMESMALGIPVIGADARGTRDLISDGCGLIYPVGDIKRLSEILNFVALSEEACKDMVEKARIKVRTYDLKRIIREHETIYNNMGRA, from the coding sequence ATGCTGAATAATAAAACTAAAAGAGACAAAAAAGTATTATTTGTTGCCACTGTGGTCAAAACTCATATCAATTCCTTTCATCTGCCCTATCTGGAGTGGTTTAAAAAACATGGATGGGAAACACATGTTGCGGCGAGTAATGACTTTATAGATGAAGAGTGTTTTATCCCAAATTGCGATGAATTCCACAACGTATGTTTCACACGCTCTCCAATAACGATCCGTAATATATCGGCCTATCGTCAGCTGAAAAAAATTATCGATGGAAATCACTTTGATATCATACACGCCCACACGCCGGTAGGCGGATTGCTTGCCCGCCTTGCTGCGCGTGATGCACGCAGGAAAGGGACAAAAGTTATCTATACGGCACACGGCTTTCATTTTTATAAAGGAGGACCAAAGATAAAAAATGCGATTTATTTTACAGCGGAGAAAATCGCAGCAAGATGGACAGACCATATCATCGTATTAAATCAGGAAGATTACGATGCAGCCGTAAAATACCTATATCCTGAGAACCAGGTAACATTGATGGACGGCATCGGCATTGATCTGGATAATTATAACATTGAGAAAATCAGCTGCGGGGCGATCAGTAAAATACGGGAAGAGCTGAAACTAGCGCGCGAGGATATAATGATACTTATGATTGCCGAGTTTATAGCAAGAAAACGCCACAAGGACGCAATAGAAGCTTTGGTAAAAACCGGAAACCCTGATCTCCATCTCGCCTTTGCCGGCAGCGGTGCTTTATTGGAAGAAACAAAGAGGCTGGTTCAGGAATACGGCATGAGCAAACAAGTACATTTTCTTGGCTTCAGGAAAGACATCCCGGTTCTTATTGCCGCGTCAAGGGCCACATTGCTCACATCGGAACAGGAAGGACTGCCGCGTTCGGTAATGGAAAGCATGGCGCTCGGCATTCCTGTCATCGGGGCAGATGCCAGGGGCACAAGAGATCTGATATCAGACGGCTGCGGATTGATTTATCCTGTCGGAGATATAAAAAGGTTATCGGAGATATTGAATTTTGTTGCTTTGTCGGAAGAAGCATGTAAAGATATGGTTGAAAAGGCACGCATTAAAGTCCGGACATATGATTTAAAACGGATCATAAGAGAACATGAAACTATTTACAACAATATGGGCAGGGCATAG
- a CDS encoding spore maturation protein, with translation MLQTILNALSLYAIPVVLLGIPLYGYIKKVKVYEVFVEGAKEGFTTAVQIMPYLVAMLAAIGIFRVSGAMNVLVKIVDPVTSLMGMPAEILPMGIMRSLSGGGAEGMMAELFKTYGPDSLIGRMASVAMGSTETTMYVLAVYFGAVKISKTRHALPVGLLVDAISLIAAAVITNIVF, from the coding sequence ATGTTGCAGACTATTTTGAATGCGTTGTCATTATATGCGATCCCCGTCGTACTCCTGGGGATACCGCTATACGGATATATAAAAAAAGTAAAGGTATATGAGGTATTTGTTGAAGGTGCAAAAGAAGGGTTTACTACAGCTGTCCAGATCATGCCTTATCTGGTGGCAATGTTAGCTGCAATTGGCATATTCAGAGTATCCGGCGCAATGAATGTCCTTGTGAAAATAGTTGATCCTGTTACTTCCTTAATGGGTATGCCCGCTGAAATATTGCCCATGGGGATTATGCGGTCGCTATCGGGCGGCGGGGCTGAAGGCATGATGGCTGAGCTGTTTAAGACATATGGACCGGATTCGCTTATAGGCAGAATGGCTTCTGTGGCAATGGGTTCAACTGAGACAACTATGTATGTCCTTGCGGTATATTTTGGAGCCGTCAAAATCAGTAAAACCAGACATGCGCTGCCAGTAGGCCTGCTAGTGGACGCAATAAGCCTCATTGCAGCTGCTGTAATAACAAATATAGTATTCTGA
- a CDS encoding glycosyltransferase family 2 protein, with amino-acid sequence MTVTVLMSTYNGKKYLVEQIESILRQTYTDLRLLVRDDGSSDSTLDILKYYGDLGHLAWYRGANLGPGRSFFDLVQNSPPSDFYAFADQDDVWDPDKIEAAVKCLCEINSDLPAMYCSAVRPVDCDLNILPNTDTKTKVLPSFGLSLAENIAPGCTFVFNRESLEKFKNFKSEYVDMHDWAIYRIIMAFDGIVIYDENAHIAYRQHGNNVIGFSNRGIKKWIARFNRIRDKKYYRIRSAFAENIKNIYYEELSEKNKRILDLIAEYHLSVMSRIKLAISDDIYMSHKTDSMIFSVLAILGLI; translated from the coding sequence ATGACTGTAACGGTGTTGATGTCCACTTATAACGGCAAAAAATACCTCGTTGAACAAATTGAAAGCATACTCCGCCAAACTTACACGGATCTCAGATTGCTGGTTCGTGACGACGGGTCCTCCGATTCAACTTTAGATATTTTAAAATACTATGGAGATTTGGGGCACCTTGCCTGGTACAGAGGAGCCAATCTGGGACCCGGCAGAAGTTTTTTTGATCTTGTTCAGAACTCGCCTCCATCTGATTTTTACGCATTTGCAGATCAAGACGATGTATGGGATCCGGATAAGATCGAAGCGGCAGTGAAATGTCTGTGCGAAATAAATTCTGATTTGCCTGCCATGTACTGTTCTGCCGTACGGCCTGTAGACTGCGATTTAAACATATTGCCGAATACGGATACAAAAACAAAAGTCCTGCCTTCATTCGGGTTATCATTGGCAGAAAACATTGCCCCCGGATGTACCTTCGTCTTCAATAGAGAATCACTAGAGAAATTCAAAAACTTCAAGTCAGAATATGTCGATATGCATGATTGGGCAATTTACAGGATCATTATGGCGTTTGACGGCATTGTGATTTATGATGAAAATGCACATATAGCTTATAGACAGCATGGAAACAACGTTATAGGTTTTTCAAACCGCGGCATAAAAAAATGGATCGCGCGGTTCAACAGAATCAGGGACAAAAAATACTATAGAATCAGGTCGGCTTTTGCAGAAAATATTAAAAATATATATTACGAGGAATTATCAGAAAAAAACAAGAGGATCCTGGATTTGATAGCAGAATATCATTTATCCGTTATGAGCAGGATAAAACTGGCAATTTCTGATGATATATATATGTCGCACAAAACTGACTCAATGATTTTTTCCGTACTGGCAATTTTAGGGTTGATATAA
- a CDS encoding transposase: MVIVVKEVQLRLDSLAQTEGEDHAKAVCALRSHGTFGRYVRQSKSGVLSLDREKIAEDSLLDGKFLVSASNMKMKSEDIVMGYKQLWVIERLFRDMKNILNIRPVYHRLEERIKCHVLICWVAMILMRVAENETGMTWHRTEKAMSCITAGAIGSGGYTSWMTSDITAEAAEIFEKLKITPPQNVLSVEKNSQYNFL, translated from the coding sequence GTGGTTATAGTAGTAAAAGAGGTTCAGCTCAGGCTTGACTCGCTTGCTCAGACAGAAGGAGAGGACCATGCAAAGGCGGTTTGTGCCCTGAGATCCCATGGTACTTTTGGCAGGTACGTAAGGCAAAGCAAAAGCGGGGTTCTTTCATTAGATCGGGAGAAGATAGCGGAGGATTCACTTCTTGATGGCAAATTCCTTGTCAGTGCCTCCAACATGAAGATGAAGTCCGAAGATATCGTAATGGGTTATAAGCAGCTATGGGTAATAGAGCGGCTGTTCAGGGACATGAAGAATATTTTGAACATACGGCCTGTCTATCACAGGCTTGAGGAAAGAATAAAATGCCATGTCCTTATCTGCTGGGTGGCGATGATACTGATGCGGGTCGCGGAAAACGAGACAGGGATGACCTGGCACAGAACAGAAAAGGCAATGTCCTGTATTACCGCAGGGGCTATCGGATCCGGTGGCTATACCTCTTGGATGACCTCTGATATTACAGCCGAAGCGGCTGAGATATTTGAGAAACTGAAGATCACTCCTCCTCAGAACGTGCTCTCCGTAGAGAAAAACTCGCAGTACAACTTTTTATGA
- a CDS encoding saccharopine dehydrogenase NADP-binding domain-containing protein yields the protein MKSVQIGCGLVGSIIANDMSSSGFDVTVADLNEKVLAGLKSENPALKTVVASCTDEVRLPEILKDADVVTAGVPGRFGRKMMETVIKSGKNLCDISFMPEDFEELDGLAKEHGVTVIPDIGVAPGMSNFLVGRGAALLDEVENAVIYVGGIPHKPVPPFNYQITWSPADVIEEYTRPARYIKNYKIDVIEAMGDLDQKDFPGVGRLETFITDGLRSLMKNIKAKNMQERTMRWPGHVEQMRLLRDMGLFEEKKRVLGGFEVVPRDIACDLLFPLWKMDPEKGDRDLTVMQIEVSGYKGHDLVTYTWDLCNMFDEKTWRNSMGRCTGSTCSIFAQALVKGLINGKGVISPEKLASSDELYEFVMAEQSRRNIIYTESVKIVKNVK from the coding sequence ATGAAATCTGTACAGATAGGCTGTGGGTTAGTGGGAAGCATCATCGCAAACGACATGAGCAGCAGCGGTTTTGACGTTACGGTGGCTGATCTGAACGAAAAAGTCCTTGCCGGCCTTAAGTCGGAAAACCCTGCACTAAAAACAGTTGTTGCATCCTGCACAGACGAGGTGAGGCTCCCGGAGATCCTTAAGGATGCGGATGTTGTGACAGCAGGTGTGCCCGGAAGATTTGGGCGCAAAATGATGGAGACCGTCATCAAATCAGGGAAAAACCTATGTGACATTTCCTTCATGCCTGAGGATTTTGAGGAACTGGACGGGCTTGCGAAAGAACACGGCGTTACGGTGATACCCGATATCGGTGTGGCTCCGGGTATGTCCAATTTCCTGGTAGGCAGGGGAGCCGCTTTGCTTGACGAAGTGGAAAATGCCGTCATCTATGTAGGTGGGATCCCGCATAAGCCGGTGCCTCCCTTCAATTACCAGATAACATGGTCGCCTGCGGATGTTATTGAAGAATACACGAGGCCTGCCCGTTATATAAAGAATTACAAAATTGATGTCATCGAAGCTATGGGAGACCTGGACCAAAAGGATTTCCCCGGCGTGGGCAGGCTTGAGACCTTTATAACAGACGGGCTTCGCTCACTGATGAAGAACATAAAGGCCAAAAATATGCAGGAGCGCACGATGCGCTGGCCCGGTCATGTTGAACAGATGAGACTGCTTCGCGACATGGGCCTCTTCGAAGAAAAGAAACGCGTTCTCGGGGGATTTGAAGTCGTGCCGCGTGATATAGCCTGCGACCTGCTTTTCCCACTGTGGAAAATGGATCCCGAAAAGGGAGACAGGGATCTCACCGTCATGCAGATCGAGGTTTCCGGTTATAAAGGACACGACTTGGTTACCTATACCTGGGATCTTTGCAACATGTTCGACGAAAAGACATGGCGAAATTCAATGGGACGCTGTACCGGCTCAACCTGTTCAATCTTCGCCCAGGCGCTTGTCAAAGGGCTTATTAATGGAAAAGGAGTGATATCACCGGAAAAGCTCGCGAGCTCGGATGAACTGTACGAATTTGTAATGGCCGAACAGTCAAGACGAAACATCATCTACACAGAGAGCGTTAAAATCGTCAAAAACGTGAAATAA
- a CDS encoding amidohydrolase: MTPDFIKLAQSEKEWLVGIRRDIHRHPETGFDLDRTAAIVEDTLEGLGIPTKRIARTGIIGRLRGGKPGPVSGFRADMDALELNDEKQVLYASEVPGKMHACGHDAHTAILLGAAKLLSPLRGELAGEVRFLFQPAEETDGGALPMIRDGAMEDPEVDAVFGLHVAPGYPTGSIGLSFGKLHASSDMFDLEIQGRGSHGAAPHLGVDALAAGCQVVSALQQITSREVDPLNPIVVTVGTFLSGTQRNIIAGKAEMKGIIRTLDPQTRLWARDRVRKIAEGVASALGTSAHLNFTEGYPCVINDSKLAGFVESIAHELLGPDSVNIMNQPTMGVDDFAYFIERRQGVLFMLGVGNAEKKTDYPLHSNLFDIDEDCLPLGSAILARIAYDFPKRPEARI, translated from the coding sequence ATGACACCTGATTTTATTAAACTTGCACAATCAGAAAAAGAATGGCTGGTAGGCATAAGAAGGGATATCCACCGTCATCCGGAGACAGGGTTTGATTTGGATAGAACAGCAGCCATAGTTGAAGATACTCTGGAAGGGCTAGGGATTCCTACAAAGCGCATCGCCCGGACAGGAATCATAGGAAGGCTGCGAGGAGGAAAACCGGGACCGGTTTCCGGTTTCAGGGCAGATATGGACGCCCTTGAACTGAACGATGAAAAACAGGTCTTATATGCTTCAGAAGTCCCCGGCAAAATGCATGCCTGCGGACATGATGCCCACACCGCTATACTTCTCGGGGCTGCAAAGCTTTTATCCCCTTTAAGGGGAGAACTTGCCGGAGAGGTGCGTTTTCTATTTCAGCCCGCCGAGGAAACGGACGGAGGGGCGCTTCCCATGATCAGGGATGGTGCAATGGAGGACCCGGAAGTCGACGCTGTTTTCGGTCTTCACGTTGCACCGGGATACCCGACAGGGAGCATCGGCCTTTCCTTCGGCAAACTCCACGCTTCTTCCGATATGTTCGATCTTGAAATCCAAGGACGGGGGAGCCATGGCGCGGCGCCCCACCTTGGCGTTGATGCGCTGGCGGCAGGCTGTCAGGTCGTTTCCGCATTACAGCAGATCACAAGCAGGGAGGTCGATCCGCTCAATCCCATCGTAGTTACGGTCGGAACCTTCCTATCCGGCACACAGAGAAATATTATCGCAGGCAAGGCAGAGATGAAGGGGATTATCAGAACGTTGGATCCGCAGACACGTCTTTGGGCGCGGGACAGGGTCCGCAAAATAGCCGAAGGAGTTGCCTCCGCACTGGGTACAAGTGCTCATCTGAATTTTACAGAGGGATATCCTTGCGTGATTAATGACTCAAAGCTTGCCGGCTTTGTGGAGTCCATAGCCCACGAACTTCTGGGGCCAGATTCGGTGAACATTATGAATCAACCGACCATGGGAGTGGATGATTTTGCCTACTTTATTGAGAGGAGACAAGGTGTTTTGTTCATGCTTGGTGTCGGAAATGCAGAAAAGAAAACTGATTATCCCCTGCACAGCAATCTTTTTGACATAGACGAAGATTGCCTGCCTTTGGGGTCTGCCATTTTAGCGAGGATCGCCTATGATTTCCCGAAAAGGCCTGAAGCGCGGATATAG